In the Triticum aestivum cultivar Chinese Spring chromosome 2B, IWGSC CS RefSeq v2.1, whole genome shotgun sequence genome, AATCATTTGTAAACATGACGTGGAGATTTTTTTTTCTCAAATGATACTGTGAGATACAACAATTTAAAATCGTCTGAATGCATGCTGACATAGAATAATTTATCGAAAATGAAATGAATTAGCACCTGCGTGTTAGTTGGTAGAAATGGCAGCTCAGTTCTTCCAGGATATAAAGCAAGATTTGCTAGATAAGATTCTGCaaagaagaccacgatgaaatttCTGAAAACAGACATATAAGCTTCTGAATAACAAGCGGCACTCACGCTTCTTGGATTCCATGGCACTCTTGTAAAGGGAACCTTGCATGAACTTCTGCGCATCCACATTAACAGCATTACCATCTTCTGGAGAGGCAGCAGCAACCCCAACTTGAAGTTTGCAATTACCTCCATACACAACGACCAATGATTTGCAACAAGTTGCAGCCGTCAAGGAATCCCATGTCCTATTTATAAGAAAATAGGTTTTACCTAACTTCACAAAAAAATTCCTTCACACAAAATAAATACTCGACGTGAAAATGTGGATACGCAGAACTTGATGAGATTGTTTGGTTCAAATTCTGATGAAGTCAGCCTCCCAACAGAAAATCTGTTTGTTTCTTGTGAGATGAAAAGagtttttttttaatcaaagtaAAATCAAACCATAAACTGCGCAGAGTAGAATATAATTACCAAAGTAGTTCACGAAGAGCAGAACTTGATACATCCTCATCTACTCGCTTACAATCGACGCCACGAGGAGCGACCTAGCATCATTTAACATGGAGAAATCACTATACTAATTAAGTCTAGGAATCCCACTATGAGACAGATCATACTATAAGATGCATAATTCTCACCGGAGAAATGGTTTTTGGGCGGATTGACAGCCAAACAAGGCCGGCAAGGATATCAGTTACAGAGAGCGCCAAGGTGAGTATGTCGGCCCTCGACTGCGAACTGTTTGGAGAACAAACATAGACCAAATGAGCAATATTGGGGATCTACGAAGACCGAGGACAGAACGGAACTGCAAGCACAAAGAAGAGAGAGCAATTTGGTAGTGCAGGGAGACCTGGAGGCGTCGGAGACGGCGGCGATGCCGGAAACGGCACGGTTGAGGAGGACGGCGAGGAGTGACGCGCCGCCGACGAGGATGGGGAGGGCGCGGACAAGCGTGTCGTTGCTCCGGACCCAGTCCCCCACCCACTCCTGCCGCTGCTGCATTGCCCTGCTGCACACCCTGTCCCCTCGCTGCGGATAAGAAGCGAAGAATTTACCCAGCGTCGGTCAATGGGGGCAAGGAGAGACAAAGGGAGGGCGGCACCCACGCTTGGCAGACGAGGCTGCGGCGGGAGGAATGTTATGGAGggaagccggcggcggcggcgctgggaggaggccggccggggtGTCGATGGGAGCGGAGAGAAGGTACGGCTtctcagcaggttcatctccaTGTGGCTCTGCTCGATCAGAATCCAGTGGAGTTTGCTCCCGAATGTCTTTGGTATGAGACAGTGGCGGATCTAGGATGGTACACCTAAAAAAAACAACTGACAACAAATATAAAATGTGAATTTTCTAATTAATTTACCAATAACacataaaaaatatatcaatatggTCTTACAGACATGCTAAAATTCTTAAGTACTAGACAATTTGCATGCTTTCTGAATATGGAACTGGATTATATTCAGATTGTAGCTTAGAGGTCCAATATGTTCAGATATTTCAAACAGTGCTTGTTTAACATGGAAGTGGTGCATCATTCATCTTTGTTACTGAAATGGGGGGCGGAGAGGATGGCTGAGGACCAAAGAATTGAGGGAAACGTTTGGAAtcggcgcaccggccgaacgctTCGGCCGGTCGTCTTCTCGCATGCGCATTTATCTCTCTCCTTCTTTATTTTAGAAAAAAAAAGCATCACAGCTCATTCATGGCTACTGCAGCCTTCGCCCACCGCCTCGCTGAGCGCCTCCGGGCAGATCCGCGCAGTTCCTCCAAGCCGGCTTGCCTCCCCTGTCGGATCTCGTCCGCAGGCCGTCATGGAGTCGCCGGCCTCCCCTTCCCGTCGGCATGGGGGCGATCCCTTTTGGCCTTTTTCCGTTTCCTCACCTGTTTCTCCTCCGGCAAGCAGGCCGCCGCCTCCCACGCCACCTCCTCAACAAATCCCCCACGCCCTCGCATCCGACTCCACCGGTGTTGGAGACGAAAAGCCATGACCAGAGACGGTGATGTTGCAACCGGCAACGAGAAAAGCTACTACCGGCGATGAGAAAAGCTACGACCGGTGACGAAAAAAGCTACGACCAGAGACGATGACGTTGCAACCGGCGACGAGAAAAGCTACGACCGGCGATGAGAAAGTGGGTCGGCCGCTGCGCAACATTAAAAGCTGCAACTGACGATCGATAATGCTACAACCGACATTGTCGAAAGCTTCAACTGGAGACGACGGGAATCGAGGGCCGCCCACCATGCAACCGCGGAAGCTGCAACCGGTGacaaaaaaagcttcaaccggctaaaaaaaaagcttcaaccggcgatATAAAAAGGTTCAACCGGCGGCAGCGAAACGCAAAAAGCTGCAACCGTTGACACAAAAGCTTCAACCATATGTTTGAAACAGTTTTTTGCTTCAACCAAAAGCTTCAACCGGCGGCAGCGAAACCGGCAAcattttttttgctgcaaccgtcttATGATTTTGCT is a window encoding:
- the LOC123042402 gene encoding protein COFACTOR ASSEMBLY OF COMPLEX C SUBUNIT B CCB4, chloroplastic; the encoded protein is MEMNLLRSRTFSPLPSTPRPASSQRRRRRLPSITFLPPQPRLPSRGDRVCSRAMQQRQEWVGDWVRSNDTLVRALPILVGGASLLAVLLNRAVSGIAAVSDASSSQSRADILTLALSVTDILAGLVWLSIRPKTISPVAPRGVDCKRVDEDVSSSALRELLWTWDSLTAATCCKSLVVVYGGNCKLQVGVAAASPEDGNAVNVDAQKFMQGSLYKSAMESKKQSYLANLALYPGRTELPFLPTNTQALILQPIGDEGIAVIGGDTIRGFTNLDQAWIAMIADKLDATLSKP